The following nucleotide sequence is from Pseudoalteromonas xiamenensis.
CTCAGTGCTCTTACAAGCCGTTAAAAGGAGCGGGAGAACGACTGCCAACTTAAGATTTAACTTAGCCATGTTATGCTTTCTCTTTATTATTCGGTTGATACATCATCAATAAGTAAGACCCTGCAGCATTGACTAAATTAATTCTAGTAGCCGCGACAAACTCAATTTCGTAACCAAATAGTGTTTCACCTTCGGATACTTTATGTAGCTTAGAAGTATTTGATTTCAGGTCAGTGACCAATAGTATTGCGTAACTGCGAGTATCTTTGATAACCGCTTTAAGCTCAAACTGCTGGTTATTCGCGATGAGCTTGGTTTCATCTGAGATGGATAGCATACTCTCGTTTGCTGCAGACTTTTGTACTCCAGTGTTTTGCTTAAACTGCTCGAACGACAGCATAAGCTCCTCACTCGCGAGGGCTTGTGGCAATGACAAAGGTGTCACTTGCAGCTGCGATGGTTCATTATTGTTAGAGCTACTTGTGCTCGACAGCTGAACTCGCGTAAAAAAATCAAGCAAACATAACGCAACAACGAAACCAATCCACAAATGACCTTGCTTAATAACCATCATTTGCCTCCTGATATAACGCCAATTTAAGCGTACCTCGATACAACCCTAATGAATCTCCTTGCCCTGCAATATCGAGGTTAAATTCTGTAATAGTTAATTTGGGTTTCTCATTCAGCACAGCAATAAACTTAAGGACATCAAAACCGTTTGCTTCAACCCTAACTTCTACAGAATGTCGGATCAAATTTAACTCCTTGAGCGGCTTTATGTTTTCCCAAGCAACTGAATTTAATGTTACTTTATGCTCAGCGGCAAGACTGTCAAACTCTTGTTGACGAGCTAGTTGAAAGTTACTTTCTAAATCGTAACGGTACACAATATCGACGAAACGAGCTAATTCAGGTGTTAAACGGTCGTGTAAATCCGTATTCAACGTTTGATTTTCTAGCACTCGCTGAGATTTAGATAAGCGCGATTGTAGCTGTTGAGTCTCTGAAAGCTCAGTATCCTGCCATTGCACGAGCGGTACGACGATAAATTTAAGTGAAGCTAAAGCAAAAATGATCAATAGTGGCAGGGCATTTTTGGATAGTTCTTGTTTGAAATCCATTTTAGCTATTCTCCCCTGCTTGCTTTACTGTAAAGCTAATAACAAACACGTCTTTGTCGCGACTTTTACGTGTTGGGTAGTCAAACTTAGCTTCTTTCACTGACGGGTGATTGACCAGAAAACTCAAAATTTCAGTTGCCTGTTGGGCTTGGCCCCTCAGCTCATAACGGCCGGCTTCAAAGCGGATATTGGTCAACTGAGCTTTAGGGACTATCTCAGCGAAAATTTGCAAAAACGGACTTTGCTCTGGCAACTCGTTTAAGAGTTGTTTACCACTTGTATAAAGCGCTACTTGCTTTTCAACCTCATTTTGCAGCGTCAGGGCCGTGTTAACCTCGGCGCTCAAACCCTCTAGCTGATGCGTTAACCAAGCTTGTTTTGCTAAGACAAAAATAGAGCTGAAAAGCAAATACCCAGCAAGTATCATCGAAGTTGTTTTAAGTCCTTTCTTAAAACTAGCTTCTATAAACGCTTTGGAAGGAATATTGATAAAGCTAGCAAGGTTGTTTAAACCAACATGAAACAAGTTATTTAGCAACAGTATGGGTCTGCTACTCGCCTCGACTTTAATGACGGGCTTGGCAGCAGCACCAATTGAGACCAAAAAGCGCTCAGCACTATTTACTAAAACATTAGCCAGTATTGAGTGCACCCCGTTATCCGATTTTGTACACCAAAGGGTCTGGTCATTTGTATTCACTTCAACCAAATCCGAGGAGCTTTGTACAAACAATAAAGACTCAGGTAACGTTAGCCACCCCTTACAGTAGTCCTTGTCCCATCGCCATTGCGTGTATACCGTTTGCCCTTCGACACACTTGTGGATCAACGTTGTCACTTTTTTATTCAGCTCTTGGTTGCTTGCTAGTTTAAAGAAACGACTCACTTGTTTTTTATTATCAAATGGCAATTTCCCTTGGCTTTCAGTATATCGTGCGCGGCTTAAGATTAAGATCTTTGGCTCGAATGACTCGTCAGCTTCAGCAAAATTCAACTCTTCGTCTTGCCATACAAATCGATAGAGTTTATCAGCGAGATAACCACACTGATTCACGAGTATGGAATTGCCAAATTGTGGCTTTTTAATTTGAAGCATGGGAAATCTATTGCCTAATCTCTAAAATATTTAGTGGGCTTTGGTCAGCTTGTGAATATGGTTTTACTTGCAAAGTAACTTGCTTGTTCAATTTGATATCATTCACTTTGCTTGAAAAATGAATTTCAAACGACGTACCAGTAAAGACAAACACGTCTTCTGTTTCTTTTATTCTTGTTCTCATTAAAAACTCTTGTTTACTGATATTCGTTTGTTCGCGTAATGCAATTACTTCATTTGCAGTTTGCTGTCCATACAATGCGGTTAACAGCTCTGCACTGGCATTTAATGGATTAAATGAACCTGTTTTAAAAATTGAGGTGTTATCAATCAAGAGTTCGAGCATCTCTTTTGGCAACTCAAACAAACGCAGTTCACCTATATCACTTAGCGGACCATTTCGGTTGCCAAATTGAGTTACCTTGTTTTCATCAAAACTTAAGCGGCCGATTTTATCAACATCTTGATAGTCTAACAAGTCACTCACCAAAGCCCCTGCATCTTCTTCATTAAGACCACCATAGACCAGTAGAGCCTTTAAGTTGTCTTGATTCGGGTAACGCAAATCCAGTCTACTGGACACGTCAAAGAGTTTGACTTCCACATCTTCAACAAGCTCAAACGCTTTACCGAAATAATTTTTACGATGCTGCAGGTCGTATGATGAAAACCCGTTATCCTCTATTAAAAGCTCAAAATAAAGCTTTTGCGATGCACTGTGTATGTTGAGGCTCCGCAAGCGCTCTATCCTGGACCAATTGCGCTATTTTTATTTGCTCTTTTGCGGTTTGGCTGAAGTAGAGCATAATTGCACTAAATATGGCGACAAACAATAAAATTTGTACTAATGCGATACCCCTTTGCAGCTTCATTGCTCGCCCACCACGTAACGACTTAGCTCTTTAAATGAGTCCTCATGAAATGCCGCCTGAAACTTTAGTTGTTGCTCTCCAGCTTCTATTTCATAAGCAATTTTAATTGGAAATAGCATCCGACTTAGCCCTGAGTACCGTTCGTACCATGTCGCATTCACAACGTTTTCCGAAGTGGCGGTAAAAATAGATTCCTGTCCATAATAACGAAATTGGATTCGGTCAGCTTGAGCAAAAAGCTCAATTTGCTGGTCAAATACAATCTCTTGGTTTGGGCTATTCAATAATAAATGGTTGAAACTTTTAGCTTGGTAAAGCAATTTTTGTTTACCTGATGGCTCTGTAATTACACTTAATTTATAAATTTCAGGATAGTCACGGTCAAAAACCCCTTTTCTTGTCACTGCCAAAATAGAGCTTTCAGAACCAACAAAAAAGAAACTCGGTTCATTTTTATCGACAACAACATATGGATATGTGTTTGCCAAGATATTCTGTAGCAGTTCTTGATCACGATACACCTGATAAGCCTCTTCAAATGCAGTGCTATTTTTCTCCCACCTGCTAACAAGTAACTGATAGGTGGTGGTCGCTACAGTCAGTAACATAGATAATATGACAAATGAGATTAACAGCTCAATTAAGGTAAACCCTCGTTTACTTTTCATCATGCCAGCCCATTTCATAAAAATCATACTCTTTTGATTTACCTGCAATAGTGGTTGTAAGCTCAACATGCCACAACTTATAGCTGCGTTTTGCCGGTAAAAAACTTCCTGTATCAGGGTCAAAACGAGGAGGTGGGGATGCCTGTTCCGCTAACACCGCAATCCAACGATATTGAAAATGATCCTCTGTTCCTTGACCTGACAACTTAGTGTCAGTACTTTGACTACGCACTCGTATGTCATCTTCTATTGCGCTCAATGTCGATTTAAGCTGTGTCGCGAAAGATAGTGTTTCTGTTGCTTTAATACTCGCCATTGTGGCGTTTCTATATATCAAAGCACTAACACTTACTGCACTAAACAAGATTACACTGGCAACTAAAACTTCAATCAGTGTGAATCCAGTATCTCGCTTCTTACGGGGTTTAATCTGAAACTGTGTCACTGTCGAGTTTCCTTAGTTCTATCGCATAGTGCTTATCTTTATACAGAACTTGATAGGAAGGGTGTTCGCTAAGCCCTACTGCATTTAGGTGAATGTGGAGTTGATGTGCGGTGATATAATCAAAAGTCCCTTCCGCTAGAACTACTTGGTTCATTTTAACTGAATAATGGTTTCCATCTAAATAGATATCATGAGCCATTTGACGAACGAAAGCGCGTTTAGAAGTATTTGATACTAATTGTTTTAACCTTAACATTTCGTCTTTTGCTTGAACTCGCTCTAAACTAGAAAATGCCATTGGCCCAACCAGGGAAGCCATAAGTGATGTGATTGCAATCACTATAAGCAACTCGAATAAAGTAAAGCCCCTAATGCGACTTAACATTAGACACCAATATCGTTAATTGACACCATGCTGAGTAACATGATCACCACAACACCGCCAACTAACCCACCCATAATAAGTATCATTAATGGTTCAATCAATGATGTCACTCGCTGTGTCCACGTTTCAAATTCAGTTCTTGAGCGATTGGTAATTTCATCAAATACAACATCTAGCTTTCCAGACTCTTCACCGACTTCTAGTAGCGAAATGTAGAATTCTGGGTAAATTGAGGTCTGTCTTAGCACCGATGATAACACATGCCCTTTTTTGATGTTATTTCTCGCGATTTCTAATTCGCGGCGTATCTCTAGATTCTTGATGTTATTACAAGACAGCGCCAGCGCCTTATCAATAGGCACATCGGCTTTGATCATCATAGTAAGACCCGAATTAAATCGGATAGATTCAATAAGCAAAACTGCTTTTTTAATCAATGGGAGTTTTATCGCTTTACGTTGCCACCAAAGCTGAAATTGTGGAGACTTTCTAAATTTCCATATCACAGCGCCAGAAAGTACAACTCCAGATATCAAAAACCATTGGTAATTTGTCATCCAATCACTGGTATTAAGCATCAGTTCGGTGTACCACGGAATGGAGTCTGCATCTTTAAACATCACTGCCATGCGAGGGATGATCACGTTAAAAATAAAAAAAACACTTAAAATACAGACGCAAAAAATCACAAGTGGGTATGTTAATGAGCTAATTATCTTTTGCTGTAATTGTCGCTTAAACTTTAGATCAAGTGAAAGATCATGGAACACTTGGCTTAAATTCCCAGAAGCTTCACCTAAAGCAATTAAACTACAGTACAACTCATCAAAGGTATCGCTTTGCTGCCTGAATGCTTCAGATAAACTCATGCCAGACTTAAGAGATTTGCTCAGTTCACTTAGTAAAACAGCCAATGCGGGATTTGATTTTGAACGCTTGATAATATCCAAGCCTTTGTCAATTTTAACTCCGCTAGCTAATAAAAGACTTAACTCTGAAGTTAAGAACTCCACATCCGCTAACGATACTTTTTGCTTGAATAATGAAAGACCAAGCTTTTTTTGTGGTTCTTCAATAGAAACAACTAGCAGACCTTGAGACTTTAAAATCTCTAAAGCCTTTAACTCATCCGACGCCTCTATAAAACCATTATTTTTAGCGCCTGACTGTTCGAACGCTTTATATTGAAATGTTTTCACTAACCAGCAACTCTGAATACTTCATCTATAGTCGTATAACCTTGCAATGCTTTGAGCATTCCATCTTCTAATAGAGTCCTACGATTTAGTGCTTCATTGTGTTTTTTGGCTTGGGCAATAAAGTTTTCATCCTTAGGTATGCTTCGAATCACCTCATCGCAACCCAAGTATTCGGTAATTGCCATTCGTCCTTTGTAACCAGTTTGATTACAATGTTCGCAACCTTTCGCTTTTCGTAAGTCAATCCTCTCAATATTGAATCGCTGTGCTATTGCAGTTAAGTTAAGCTCACTTGTCTTTGCTTCCTCTACAGAAATGGGTTCTGAACAGTGTATGCACAATTTACGTACAAGACGCTGGGCTACAATTGAAACTAACGCTGCGTTAAGTAGGAATTCCTCTACTCCAAGATCCAGTAAACGTGTATATGCACTTGCCGCATCATTTGTGTGGACAGTACTAAACACTAAATGACCTGTAAGAGCTGACTGCAATGCTATTTGAGCAGTTTCCCTATCCCGAATTTCCCCGAGCATAATGATATCCGGATCTTGACGCACTATTGACCGTAAACCTGCGGAAAAATCGAAACCTATTTCACTGTTAACTTGAACTTGATTAATGCCTTCCAATTGATATTCGACAGGATCTTCTAAGGTGATAATTTTCACATCGTCGCTATTAAGCGCATTAAGAAAAGTATAGAGTGTCGTTGTTTTCCCTGAACCTGTAGGTCCTGTGAGCAGAATAACTCCTGCCGTGCATTTAATATCACGCTTTATTTGATTTTCAATATCAGTGGATAATCCCAACACTGCCATGTCATATTTCACATTATCTTTACGCAAAAAACGCATAACAATAGATTCACCGTCGTTTAAAGGCAATGCAGACACACGAATATCTATTTCTTGATTCGCTATGCGCGTTTCAATCTTTCCGTCTTGAGGTCTACGTTTTTCAGCAATATCCATCCCTGACAATATTTTTAAACGTGTAATTAATGGTTTTTGAAGTTTAGTTGGAATACGCTCAGCTTCGTGCAAAACCCCATCCACGCGATAACGGACCCGCCAGCTGCCTTTGTTTGGTTCAACATGCATATCTGAGGCACCTTGACGAAGAGACTCGAGACATTAATGTATTTAATAAATTGACTACTGGTGCTTCTGTTGCTAACTCTTTTAGTCGCTCTTCTTCATCTAAGGAGTAATTTTCATCTTCTATGGCTGTTGAAATGACCGCTGATATCAAAGTCTGAATATCGGATTCAGCGCCTACAAAAATAGTCGGAGTAATTCCCTGCAGACTAATCCATTCGCTCACTTCCAAATCCAATGGGTTTGATGTAGCAAAGGTCCAGTGTTGATTTTCGCTCTTCAGCACAACCCACTTTCGTTCGTGAAGAAATGCTCCGTGCTTAGTATTACTGTAGCTATCAAGCTGTTCTTCCCATAGGCTTATATCGAGTAAGGAAAAATTGTATGCTTCAGCAATGACCTTTGGTAAGTTTTCCTCAGCAAGACTTCCCATGTTCAAGAGAATCTGCTCCAAACGACCGCCGTTTCGTTGTTGGTAAGTGCTTGCTTTTTCTAAATCTGAGGCGCTAATTCCATATGATTCAATCAACAATTCCGCGAGTTGCATTAGTGTAAAATATCCTCGTTATTTTCAACACCACCCGGCTTTCCGTCTGCACCATAAGACATTAATGTATAAGGGTTACCATTATCGCCCGGTACTTTATATACATATTGATTGCCCCAAGGATCTAATGGCACATCTTTAGGCAAATACGGACCATCCCAACGAGGATGTGAGGCTCTTTCGCAATTCATCAAGCGTTTGTGGATATTGACCAACATCTAAACGATACGTATCTAGAGCAGTTTCAAGGGCTGACATCTGGCTTACCGCAGTTCCTCGCTCGGCTTTACCTAACTGTCCGAAAAATTTTGGAGCTACAAGAGAAGCCAATAAGCCCAAAATCACAATTACTATGAGTAACTCCATCATAGTAAAACCAGCATTCTTATTTTTTCTCAAACTTACTTTAAGCATATATTTAACTCTTTCTTCTTCGTCTTGATTTTCTAACAACATGAGTTCTTAAAAAGCGGGCTACCTTCCAAGCGTGTATCAAACAATACAAATAG
It contains:
- a CDS encoding type II secretion system protein GspK, whose translation is MRSLNIHSASQKLYFELLIEDNGFSSYDLQHRKNYFGKAFELVEDVEVKLFDVSSRLDLRYPNQDNLKALLVYGGLNEEDAGALVSDLLDYQDVDKIGRLSFDENKVTQFGNRNGPLSDIGELRLFELPKEMLELLIDNTSIFKTGSFNPLNASAELLTALYGQQTANEVIALREQTNISKQEFLMRTRIKETEDVFVFTGTSFEIHFSSKVNDIKLNKQVTLQVKPYSQADQSPLNILEIRQ
- a CDS encoding type II secretion system protein → MKWAGMMKSKRGFTLIELLISFVILSMLLTVATTTYQLLVSRWEKNSTAFEEAYQVYRDQELLQNILANTYPYVVVDKNEPSFFFVGSESSILAVTRKGVFDRDYPEIYKLSVITEPSGKQKLLYQAKSFNHLLLNSPNQEIVFDQQIELFAQADRIQFRYYGQESIFTATSENVVNATWYERYSGLSRMLFPIKIAYEIEAGEQQLKFQAAFHEDSFKELSRYVVGEQ
- a CDS encoding PulJ/GspJ family protein yields the protein MTQFQIKPRKKRDTGFTLIEVLVASVILFSAVSVSALIYRNATMASIKATETLSFATQLKSTLSAIEDDIRVRSQSTDTKLSGQGTEDHFQYRWIAVLAEQASPPPRFDPDTGSFLPAKRSYKLWHVELTTTIAGKSKEYDFYEMGWHDEK
- a CDS encoding type II secretion system F family protein; the protein is MKTFQYKAFEQSGAKNNGFIEASDELKALEILKSQGLLVVSIEEPQKKLGLSLFKQKVSLADVEFLTSELSLLLASGVKIDKGLDIIKRSKSNPALAVLLSELSKSLKSGMSLSEAFRQQSDTFDELYCSLIALGEASGNLSQVFHDLSLDLKFKRQLQQKIISSLTYPLVIFCVCILSVFFIFNVIIPRMAVMFKDADSIPWYTELMLNTSDWMTNYQWFLISGVVLSGAVIWKFRKSPQFQLWWQRKAIKLPLIKKAVLLIESIRFNSGLTMMIKADVPIDKALALSCNNIKNLEIRRELEIARNNIKKGHVLSSVLRQTSIYPEFYISLLEVGEESGKLDVVFDEITNRSRTEFETWTQRVTSLIEPLMILIMGGLVGGVVVIMLLSMVSINDIGV